The following proteins are co-located in the bacterium genome:
- the rpsG gene encoding 30S ribosomal protein S7 — translation MPRRKRAEKRVIEPDPRYNDYEVAKFVNKLMWDGKKTVAYKIFYTAMDIIKEKTNQDPLSVFKKALNNVKPKLEVRPRRVGGATYQIPMEVPAHRSLSLAIRWIVESARSRKGKPMALRLVDEILEAAKGEGPSIKKKEDTHKMAESNRAFAHYRW, via the coding sequence ATGCCGAGAAGAAAGAGAGCAGAAAAAAGAGTTATTGAACCGGACCCAAGATATAATGATTATGAAGTAGCTAAATTTGTCAATAAACTTATGTGGGATGGAAAAAAAACAGTTGCATATAAAATATTCTATACCGCTATGGATATAATAAAAGAAAAAACAAATCAAGACCCTCTGAGTGTTTTTAAAAAAGCATTAAATAATGTTAAACCAAAACTTGAAGTAAGACCAAGAAGAGTTGGAGGTGCTACATATCAAATACCTATGGAAGTCCCTGCTCATAGAAGTTTATCTCTTGCAATAAGATGGATAGTTGAATCAGCCAGAAGCAGAAAAGGGAAACCAATGGCACTCCGGCTTGTAGATGAAATTCTTGAGGCTGCAAAAGGTGAAGGTCCAAGTATAAAAAAGAAAGAAGATACCCACAAAATGGCAGAATCTAACAGGGCTTTTGCTCATTATAGATGGTAA
- the fusA gene encoding elongation factor G, with protein MIEKVRNIGIIAHIDAGKTTTTERFLYYTGKTYKIGDVDEGTAVMDWMDQEKERGITIQAAATTCYWKGHKINIIDTPGHVDFTAEVERSLRVLDGAIGIFCGVAGVQPQSETVWRQSEKYNVPRIIYVNKMDRIGADFFRVVEDIKKKLRSKPLILVLPIGKEDKFTGLIDIIEKKAIFYSSEFETEVEIKEIEDDYKEELEKYRNKLIEDLAEIDEEIMEKYLKEEEISSDLIKRAIRKATSSCKVFPTFCGSSLKNKGAMLLLDAICDYLPSPLDRGEISGINPITGKKEIRKPVPDEKFSGIIFKVYNDLHLGKIYYVRIYSGKLKKGDTVLNSSRSKKEKISKILEIHANRFFSKDEAVAGDIVGIIGFKNSYTGDTLSDESNPVIFENISFPEPVIYSAIEPKIKGDYQKVYETIKRILEEDPTLKVKIDEETGQIILMGMGELHIEVIAERLKREYKIPVRLGKPEVAYRETISVSCEGEGEFLNTVGDKINYGYVVLKLEPADKGEKFKFFNLVDKDKLPYEFIPSIEEGIKECLEVGIYGFPIIDIKVNLVDAKFNPENSTHLGYKVASVIAFKNAYKKGVPIILEPIMRIEILTPEELLGEVIHDFTMRNGKVTNIEIHGNTGIINGNVPLKKIFGYSTILRSLTQGRGSFIIEPLYYEVVSDEEFKKIVGIGVP; from the coding sequence ATGATTGAAAAAGTAAGAAATATTGGAATTATTGCACATATAGACGCTGGGAAGACAACAACAACAGAGAGGTTTCTCTATTATACAGGTAAGACATATAAAATTGGTGATGTTGATGAAGGAACAGCAGTTATGGACTGGATGGATCAGGAAAAAGAAAGAGGTATAACTATCCAGGCAGCAGCAACTACCTGTTACTGGAAAGGTCATAAAATTAATATAATAGATACACCTGGACATGTGGATTTTACTGCCGAAGTAGAAAGGTCACTTAGAGTTCTTGATGGAGCAATTGGAATTTTCTGTGGAGTTGCTGGAGTTCAACCGCAGTCAGAAACTGTATGGCGTCAAAGTGAGAAATATAATGTTCCAAGAATCATTTATGTTAATAAAATGGATAGAATTGGAGCAGATTTTTTCAGAGTTGTTGAAGATATTAAGAAAAAACTCAGGTCAAAACCGTTAATTCTTGTACTTCCGATAGGTAAAGAAGATAAATTTACAGGTCTTATTGATATTATTGAAAAAAAGGCGATTTTTTACAGTTCAGAATTTGAAACAGAAGTAGAAATAAAAGAAATTGAAGATGATTATAAAGAAGAATTGGAAAAATACAGAAACAAGTTAATTGAGGACCTTGCCGAAATAGATGAAGAGATTATGGAAAAGTATCTTAAGGAAGAAGAAATTTCCAGTGATTTAATAAAAAGGGCTATAAGGAAGGCAACATCTTCCTGTAAAGTTTTTCCTACATTCTGTGGTTCTTCTTTGAAAAATAAAGGTGCAATGTTACTACTTGATGCTATTTGTGATTATTTGCCTTCTCCTTTGGATAGAGGAGAAATATCTGGTATAAATCCTATAACAGGAAAAAAGGAAATAAGAAAACCAGTCCCTGATGAGAAGTTTTCAGGCATTATTTTCAAAGTGTATAATGATTTACACCTTGGTAAAATTTACTATGTAAGGATTTATTCAGGGAAACTGAAAAAAGGTGATACTGTCTTAAATTCTTCAAGAAGTAAAAAAGAGAAGATTTCAAAAATACTTGAAATTCACGCAAATAGATTTTTCAGCAAAGATGAAGCAGTGGCTGGGGATATCGTTGGTATTATTGGATTTAAAAATTCATATACAGGAGATACTTTGAGTGATGAATCAAATCCTGTTATCTTTGAAAATATTAGTTTTCCTGAACCTGTAATTTATTCAGCAATTGAACCAAAGATAAAGGGAGATTATCAGAAAGTTTATGAAACAATAAAAAGGATTCTTGAAGAAGACCCGACTTTAAAAGTTAAAATTGATGAAGAGACAGGACAAATAATTTTAATGGGAATGGGTGAATTACATATAGAAGTTATTGCTGAAAGATTAAAAAGAGAATATAAAATACCTGTTCGTCTTGGGAAACCAGAGGTTGCTTATAGAGAAACAATTTCTGTATCCTGTGAAGGAGAAGGTGAATTTTTAAATACTGTGGGAGACAAAATAAATTATGGTTATGTAGTTCTGAAACTTGAACCTGCAGATAAGGGAGAAAAATTTAAATTTTTCAATCTTGTTGATAAAGATAAATTACCATATGAATTCATTCCTTCAATAGAAGAGGGGATTAAGGAATGTCTTGAGGTTGGAATTTATGGATTTCCTATTATAGATATAAAGGTCAATCTTGTTGATGCAAAATTTAACCCGGAAAATTCAACACATCTTGGATATAAAGTTGCTTCTGTAATTGCTTTCAAAAATGCTTATAAAAAAGGAGTACCGATTATTCTTGAACCAATAATGAGAATAGAAATACTAACTCCAGAGGAACTTCTTGGTGAAGTTATACATGATTTTACAATGAGAAATGGTAAAGTTACAAATATAGAAATCCATGGGAATACAGGAATTATCAATGGAAATGTACCGCTCAAAAAAATTTTTGGTTATTCAACAATTTTAAGGTCCTTGACACAGGGAAGAGGAAGTTTTATAATAGAACCATTATATTATGAAGTTGTGTCTGATGAAGAATTTAAAAAAATAGTTGGTATAGGAGTTCCTTAA
- the rpsL gene encoding 30S ribosomal protein S12, giving the protein MPTINQLLRKKRKPKEKKTKSTALEKNPFKKGVCLYVRTMTPKKPNSALRKIAKVRLTNGKEVIAYIPGIGHNLQEHSIVLVRGGRVKDLPGVKYHIVRGVFDASGVENRKKSRSRYGTKRPKTEKKEG; this is encoded by the coding sequence ATGCCAACAATTAATCAGTTATTAAGAAAAAAAAGAAAACCAAAAGAGAAAAAGACAAAATCAACAGCACTTGAAAAAAATCCCTTTAAAAAAGGTGTTTGTTTATATGTTAGAACAATGACACCGAAAAAACCAAACTCTGCATTAAGGAAAATAGCAAAAGTCAGATTAACTAACGGGAAAGAAGTCATTGCTTACATTCCTGGAATTGGCCACAATCTTCAGGAGCACTCAATAGTTCTTGTTAGAGGTGGAAGAGTTAAAGACCTGCCAGGGGTAAAATATCACATAGTTAGAGGTGTATTTGATGCTTCAGGTGTTGAGAATAGAAAGAAATCAAGGTCAAGATACGGAACTAAAAGACCCAAAACTGAGAAAAAGGAGGGTTAA